From a region of the Synechococcus sp. RS9916 genome:
- the crtH gene encoding carotenoid isomerase, translating into MSQPAWDVIVIGSGIGGLVTASQLAAKGAKTLVLERYLIPGGSGGSFHRKGYTFDVGASMIFGFGENGHTNLLTRALADVGQRCETVPDPVQLEYHLPGGLTMAVDRDYDNFIARMSARFPHEAKGIQAFYDTCWQVFRCLDAMPLLSLEDPAYLAKVFFRAPLACLGLARWLPFNVGDVARKHIRDQELLRLIDMECFCWSVMPADRTPMINAGMVFSDRHAGGINYPKGGVGVIAEKLVAGLEAHGGSIRYKARVSQVLVENGTAVGVRLADGEEIRARRVVSNATRWDTFAGEGSSRSTLVDAEHTPSGESTWRRRYQPSSSFLSLHLGVKAEVIPDGLHCHHLLLEDWRAMEAEQGVIFVSIPTLLDPSLAPDGHHIVHTFTMSDMRHWKGLAPKAYAAKKEGDAARLIERLEALLPGLSKAIDVQEIGTPRTHRRFLGRMGGTYGPIPLGRLPGLLPMPFNRTGLEHLYCVGDSCFPGQGLNAVAFSGYACSHRIGADLGLNAWALPA; encoded by the coding sequence GTGAGCCAACCCGCCTGGGACGTGATCGTGATCGGCTCCGGAATCGGCGGTCTGGTCACAGCCTCCCAGCTGGCAGCCAAGGGGGCCAAAACCCTTGTGCTGGAAAGGTATTTGATCCCCGGTGGGTCTGGGGGCAGCTTCCACAGAAAGGGCTACACCTTCGACGTGGGTGCATCGATGATCTTCGGGTTCGGGGAGAACGGTCACACCAACCTGCTCACCCGCGCTCTGGCGGATGTCGGTCAACGCTGCGAGACCGTGCCCGATCCTGTGCAGCTGGAATATCACCTTCCTGGTGGTCTGACCATGGCTGTCGACCGCGACTACGACAACTTCATTGCTCGCATGAGCGCCCGCTTCCCCCACGAGGCGAAAGGAATCCAAGCGTTCTATGACACCTGTTGGCAGGTGTTCCGCTGTCTGGATGCGATGCCCCTGCTATCGCTCGAGGACCCCGCTTACCTCGCCAAGGTGTTCTTCCGAGCTCCCTTAGCCTGTTTGGGACTGGCACGCTGGCTGCCCTTCAACGTTGGAGACGTCGCCCGCAAACACATCCGTGATCAGGAGTTGCTGCGCCTGATCGACATGGAGTGCTTCTGCTGGTCGGTGATGCCTGCCGATCGCACCCCAATGATCAATGCCGGCATGGTGTTCTCAGACCGTCATGCCGGCGGGATCAATTACCCCAAAGGCGGGGTGGGCGTGATCGCTGAAAAACTGGTGGCAGGGTTGGAAGCCCATGGTGGGAGCATCCGCTACAAGGCTCGCGTCTCCCAGGTGCTGGTGGAGAACGGAACTGCTGTTGGAGTGCGCCTGGCCGATGGCGAGGAGATCAGAGCGCGGCGCGTGGTCAGCAATGCCACCCGTTGGGACACCTTCGCAGGCGAAGGCTCATCCAGGTCAACCCTGGTGGATGCCGAGCACACTCCTTCTGGGGAATCCACCTGGCGGCGCCGCTATCAACCCTCCAGCTCGTTTCTCTCCCTCCATCTCGGCGTGAAAGCCGAGGTGATTCCCGACGGACTGCATTGCCACCACCTGCTGCTGGAGGACTGGCGCGCAATGGAAGCGGAACAGGGAGTGATTTTCGTCTCAATCCCGACCTTGCTGGATCCGTCTTTGGCGCCCGATGGTCACCACATCGTGCACACCTTCACGATGAGCGACATGCGGCACTGGAAAGGGTTAGCTCCCAAGGCCTATGCAGCGAAGAAAGAAGGTGATGCTGCGCGACTGATCGAGCGCCTGGAAGCGCTTCTCCCTGGGCTCTCGAAGGCGATCGACGTGCAGGAAATCGGCACGCCGCGAACCCATCGTCGCTTCCTGGGCCGGATGGGAGGGACCTATGGCCCCATCCCCCTAGGCCGTTTACCTGGCCTGCTGCCGATGCCCTTCAATCGCACCGGTCTTGAACACCTGTATTGCGTTGGTGATTCCTGCTTCCCGGGACAAGGCCTGAATGCGGTCGCCTTCAGTGGTTACGCCTGCAGCCACCGAATCGGAGCTGATCTCGGATTGAATGCGTGGGCATTGCCAGCTTGA
- a CDS encoding cation transporter: protein MASADVSGEHPIRTDHHRLIEQRSLRIGVIASALMAVAGLWVHVLSGSYALLLDGLYSAVMVGSGLVAARISRNVVRPPDRAYPYGYDGQEALYVLFRSLVLIGVLTFAAAAGLATVIDYAKGQTIPEVVLGPVALYSVGMVVICWGLAWCHDRDWRRTGAQSQLLLTEARAARVDGLISGLTGLALLSTPLLRETPLAVLTPITDSLLVLVVSAVVLREPLQAFLTALSQTAGASAESDTVRSTRAALEDLLAGLSCWLLDLTVMQVGRTAFVVVYLNPSQPMDGAAIDLLRLRIEERCRQLMTRPVRSEVILTATPPFPVH from the coding sequence ATGGCATCTGCTGACGTTTCTGGGGAGCATCCAATACGCACTGATCACCATCGTCTGATCGAACAACGCTCGTTGCGCATTGGTGTGATTGCCAGTGCCCTCATGGCGGTGGCCGGACTCTGGGTGCACGTGCTGTCCGGGTCCTATGCGTTGCTCCTCGATGGGCTGTATTCCGCAGTCATGGTGGGATCAGGTCTGGTGGCAGCCAGGATCAGTCGCAATGTGGTGCGTCCCCCTGACCGGGCTTACCCCTATGGCTACGACGGCCAGGAAGCGCTCTATGTGTTGTTTCGGTCTCTTGTGCTGATCGGCGTGTTGACCTTTGCAGCGGCAGCCGGTCTAGCCACGGTGATTGATTACGCCAAAGGGCAAACCATCCCGGAAGTAGTGCTGGGTCCGGTCGCCCTTTATTCCGTCGGGATGGTGGTGATTTGCTGGGGACTGGCCTGGTGCCACGACCGGGACTGGCGCAGAACGGGAGCGCAATCGCAATTGCTGCTCACCGAAGCGCGTGCCGCTCGCGTGGATGGACTGATCAGTGGGCTAACGGGCCTTGCCCTACTGAGCACTCCTTTGCTTCGAGAGACCCCTTTGGCTGTTCTGACGCCCATTACCGATTCCCTGCTGGTGCTGGTGGTGAGTGCCGTAGTGCTGCGCGAACCCCTGCAGGCGTTCCTCACCGCCCTGAGCCAAACCGCCGGTGCCTCAGCCGAAAGTGACACGGTGCGATCCACGCGTGCCGCCCTGGAAGACCTCCTCGCTGGCCTGTCCTGCTGGCTGCTAGACCTCACGGTGATGCAGGTGGGACGCACGGCGTTTGTGGTCGTCTATCTCAACCCCAGCCAACCCATGGATGGGGCCGCCATTGACCTGCTGCGGTTACGCATTGAGGAACGCTGCCGGCAGTTGATGACCCGCCCGGTGCGCTCCGAAGTGATCCTCACAGCAACCCCGCCGTTTCCCGTTCACTGA